The sequence TGAATAAATGGTTTCCTAAACATTTCCTAGTTTCCTAGCTTAAGCTTGTTTCACAATTTTCAATACAAAGTGTAAACTCATAAGGAAACTTCATGGAATGCACATTTATGTATCTATTTTATTTGTTATTTACATAATTTAATGCCATTGATTGAATATGTAGAGAAAATCAAGGGATCCTCGAAACATCCACTTTATAAATTTActtatttattattttttttttctcttaccaatttttgggctttacactatagtacccaaacccgtgaacccgtgggttttttaaacccgaccaaacctagtgcatattgtcattttattttataaacgaacaacaaacttgttattccttatttacttcatatttttttatcaattggtgaatgtatcagtagtcggtgagagtgttgcttgcttgatattatagtttttactagcgttatatatgtggtggatggataacttagtgcaaggtcacttaattatacaacttattatttgtatttcattctctctactaataatttttataccaaatcatgaactcgttgttcattacatagattttggatcatgatatcattaatcattacgatacttattgattatgagaagaacaagtatattggagatgaaacccgcgggtaacccatgggtacccgttaacccgatgggtacgggtttgggcaaaatctcaaacccgtcatgggtacgggttttttaatgggcatagatatttttcacgggtacgggtttgggacggtaaaacccagcgggtttgtacccgttgccatctctagttgTACTCAGCTCGACCCATCGATGAAGTCATAAGCATTTCACATGCCGATGGAAGATTATTGCTATTCACCTATTCATGCCACACACAATGCACTAGTATGTGGAAATCAGATTCAAAATTGCGTGCGAAATTGTTTGAAAACGGACGGAGGAAATCCATAGTGTTTGGTTTGGTATGAGAGGGGCCAAATTTATCATCGGATTGGGGGCACAAGAGGATCAGATCATCAGACCCAAGATTCAGTATTCGTTCCTCTGAGCCCAGCCAAAGCCAACACGACGTCGTTCGTTCCCAGGATCCAAATCCTCGGTGTTTACTACTACTAATAATAACATAAAAATGGAACCAAATTCCTGAAGATTTCTACAGCATTTGGTTGAAGTTGGAACACACGAGCATTTACGCAACCAGTCCTTTTTCCTTTTCATCAATCACTGAGCCTCTTCTTCAGCTTCGGCGGCGGCAATCTCTGAATCCAAGAGGGAGATGAACTGCTGGCTCACATGCTTGGCGACAGATATCATGTCGAAGATGACGCTTGGATCCAGCCCTGCCCCTCCCCTCTTGGTAAGCCCGCATATCTGGCCATGCCTGTTGACTGACACCGACACTGCAGAACTCATCTGGGATTCTTCCTCTGAGGTGGCATCAACGATGTAGTGCCGACCCACCTGAAATATGAAACATGCGTGTACAGGGCACTGACCTGAATTTTCGTAGATACTGCAGCAGGAGAAAAAGCATAAAATAGGGCATTTTTTTTGTTGCCGGTGGTGGCCAATTGTTTCCTGGGTAGTGTTCTTCACGTGTCAATGCATGCAGGGGCACTCTCAACTGATAAGTCTAGTGTGACATGAATAGTATTGAAGCTACTCAATATTTTGTATCTCAAAACTCTCAAGATACATACGCTAGAGGTTGGACCACTTTTTAACACTTTGCACGCGAACATCATGCAATCAATAATGCGTATGTCTACTCATACTCAAGTACTCAACACCAAAGAATAAATAGTTCGGTAAGGAACACATTACCTTGGTTAATGTAATAATAACAGGCACACCGGATGTGTCAAACTGCAGAAATTCCTCATCACTTACATCAACTTCAGGTTCCTCATCAGATGCAGCACTAACAGAAACATTAACTTTTGGTATACCTGTATCACTCAAAGCAACCTGCATGTACATGGAATGTTAGCACCCTACAAATGTGCTAATTGCATCGTATTGTGTCCAACTAATGCACTGCCCATCAGTCATAGCATGGATTTTTTGTGTTTTACATAAAGGGAAAAAAAACACTTTATCTCGAATAGAATGGTCTGAGGATATGCCAAGGGTTGTCATGTCACTTGACCAGACTCTTAAACAACAAAGTGGGATTCACAGAAGAAATGAATCGGTGAATTTTGGGGTAGTAACTCAATCATATACACAGCTCACTGGGTATTGTTAAGCTAGCACAAACTAAAAGTAGAAATTATAGGCTCCATTCAAACAGTTGCAAGAAAATACGAAATTTAAAACTGCAAGTAACAAGCAATACAAGTCAAAAAGTCACCTTTATCGCAACAGCTAGCGCATCTAGCAAATTACCATCAGAACTGACCACAAGCCCATCAATGTACAGATCCCAGCAGACCTTTCCATCAACAACAATTAGGGATGACAGATCAATTGCAGCACCTGAAATGAGAATGTTGTTACTTGATGCTGACAGATGTGTTATCAATTCAATGCAGCATAGTCAATTAAATGGCAACAAAATATTGTTGGTATAAGTTTAAATTGAAAGAAAAGTGTATACACACAAACAGTTGGATACCAACATGAGAATCAATTTCTCATTAAAGATTTCTTGACTATAAGTCTGGATCAAAGAATAACTGGTTAACACGCTAATCTCTAAATGAAATCTCCCCAAAAACCTGGAAATTTGAAGGACAGTAACAGATATGAAAGTTCAACAACTACAGCGCACTAAAATCACCTTTATATGAAATGTAGTATGACTGGCAGAAataatggcactaattaattaattattttttTGTATATGTCATCCATAATAACACTTGCAACATTATTATGTACGCCTGCAATTAAACAGGCATGGCAATGGCAAACGGTACTGATATGTGATGCCGCTCTAGTTTGCGTATCCAAGCAAACATGCTTAATAAATGATAACGTA is a genomic window of Zea mays cultivar B73 chromosome 5, Zm-B73-REFERENCE-NAM-5.0, whole genome shotgun sequence containing:
- the LOC103626486 gene encoding exosome complex component RRP42-like isoform X1, translating into MVGLSEGEKHFIRGGIAQDLRTDGRRRLQFRSLSVQTGVIPQANGSARVRLGATDIIASVKAELGKPSILHPDKGKVAIFVDCSPTAEPLFEGRGSEELSAELSVSLQRCLLGGKSGAGAAIDLSSLIVVDGKVCWDLYIDGLVVSSDGNLLDALAVAIKVALSDTGIPKVNVSVSAASDEEPEVDVSDEEFLQFDTSGVPVIITLTKVGRHYIVDATSEEESQMSSAVSVSVNRHGQICGLTKRGGAGLDPSVIFDMISVAKHVSQQFISLLDSEIAAAEAEEEAQ